Proteins from a single region of Desulfobacter postgatei 2ac9:
- a CDS encoding glutaredoxin family protein, producing MCECIPKIYGLSTCSHCRATRKLFDKHNIKYDYIQVDDFQGDERNAVLNEIKILNPRCSFPTIKINKETVIVGNKENDIKKALGIIK from the coding sequence ATGTGCGAGTGTATCCCAAAAATATACGGATTAAGCACCTGCAGCCACTGCAGGGCCACTAGGAAACTGTTTGACAAACACAATATTAAATATGATTACATACAGGTCGACGACTTTCAAGGTGATGAGCGTAATGCGGTTCTAAATGAAATAAAAATATTGAACCCAAGGTGCTCTTTTCCCACCATTAAAATCAATAAAGAGACCGTAATTGTCGGCAACAAGGAAAATGATATTAAAAAAGCATTGGGAATAATCAAATGA
- the cydB gene encoding cytochrome d ubiquinol oxidase subunit II, whose amino-acid sequence MELQSIWFFLWGLLWAIFFLTDGFDFGIGILYPFAGKTDRDKRVMLNAKGPLWDGNEVWLITAGGVTFAAFPKVYATMFSSLYTPLLLILFALIFRGVALHFRGKIESPGWKKTWDTLIFLGSFFPALLFGVAFANIFAGIPFDNQGLYHGNTLKLLNPYGLLGGILFVLLFILHGANWMTIKATGELQERFAQIAAKTWMVLVPVAVAFLIASFFATSLYDNYIKSPALFLVIVLAVAAMFLARYFNAKKAWFKAWFASALTIMGCTFFGIFGLFPALFPSSMNPAWNLTAFNASSSPLTLKIMLVVVSIFIPIVIAYQSWSYHLFKDPITDEDLDMDEAY is encoded by the coding sequence ATGGAACTTCAATCAATTTGGTTTTTTCTATGGGGACTTCTTTGGGCGATTTTTTTCCTGACAGACGGATTTGATTTCGGCATCGGTATCCTATATCCGTTTGCCGGAAAAACAGATCGGGACAAACGGGTTATGCTCAATGCCAAGGGCCCTTTATGGGACGGAAACGAAGTATGGCTGATCACAGCCGGCGGCGTAACCTTCGCAGCGTTCCCAAAAGTATACGCCACCATGTTTTCATCCCTTTACACCCCGCTGCTGCTCATTTTATTTGCATTGATCTTCAGGGGTGTGGCTCTGCACTTCAGGGGAAAAATTGAAAGCCCAGGCTGGAAAAAAACATGGGATACCTTGATTTTTCTGGGATCTTTTTTTCCGGCCCTCTTGTTCGGGGTGGCTTTTGCCAACATTTTTGCAGGAATTCCCTTTGACAACCAGGGCCTGTACCACGGCAATACCTTGAAGCTGCTGAACCCTTACGGACTTCTCGGCGGTATATTGTTTGTCCTGCTGTTCATTCTTCATGGGGCCAACTGGATGACCATCAAGGCCACAGGAGAACTGCAGGAACGCTTTGCCCAAATTGCCGCCAAAACATGGATGGTGCTTGTGCCTGTAGCCGTGGCGTTTCTGATCGCCTCATTTTTTGCAACAAGTCTCTATGACAATTACATCAAATCCCCAGCCCTGTTCTTAGTGATTGTCCTGGCTGTGGCGGCTATGTTTCTTGCACGTTATTTCAACGCAAAAAAGGCATGGTTCAAAGCCTGGTTTGCATCGGCCCTGACTATTATGGGATGTACTTTTTTCGGAATCTTCGGCCTTTTTCCGGCTTTGTTTCCCTCAAGCATGAACCCGGCCTGGAACCTGACTGCATTTAACGCATCGTCAAGCCCTCTGACCCTTAAAATAATGCTGGTCGTGGTTTCAATTTTCATTCCCATTGTCATTGCATACCAGTCCTGGTCCTACCATTTGTTCAAAGACCCTATTACTGACGAAGATCTGGACATGGACGAAGCGTATTAG
- a CDS encoding ferritin family protein, which yields MNFKSVDEILQFAIDREKEAVKFYASLGQEAPSEALKQTFMDFSKEEQKHVTLLSDISGNKAMIDSYELKKIPDLKISNYMVDTKYEKGMPMPDVLKVAMKREEKSVKLYQILGDKTDNADAKKLFQILVQEESKHKLGLESMYDDYLAGMDG from the coding sequence ATGAATTTTAAATCCGTAGATGAGATCCTGCAATTTGCCATTGACAGAGAAAAGGAAGCTGTAAAATTTTATGCATCTTTGGGCCAGGAAGCCCCTTCCGAAGCACTGAAACAAACCTTCATGGATTTTTCCAAAGAAGAACAAAAACATGTAACGCTGCTTTCCGATATTTCCGGGAACAAAGCCATGATTGACAGCTATGAGCTCAAGAAGATTCCTGACCTTAAAATAAGCAACTACATGGTGGATACCAAATATGAAAAAGGTATGCCCATGCCTGACGTCTTGAAAGTGGCCATGAAAAGAGAGGAGAAATCAGTCAAGCTGTATCAGATTCTCGGAGACAAGACCGATAATGCCGATGCAAAAAAGCTGTTTCAAATCCTTGTACAAGAAGAGTCCAAGCATAAACTTGGCCTGGAATCCATGTATGATGATTACCTGGCTGGCATGGACGGATAA
- the pstB gene encoding phosphate ABC transporter ATP-binding protein PstB, with product MNQEQATGHPPRKVGRHPLIERTERATVGQATVENPRMSCQNVAVYYDSKKAISDVTLDIGRNEVIAMIGPSGCGKSTFLRCLNRMNDTIERCVVTGQIFMDGINIYDRDVDVVPLRAQVGMVFQKPNPFPKSIYNNIAYGPRIHGLVQNRDETDELVVSSLKRAGLWSEVKDRLEMPGTSLSGGQQQRLCIARAIAVNPEVILMDEPCSSLDPIATAIIEELIDELKQDYTIAIVTHSMQQASRISQRTAYFHQGNLIEIGPTDQIFLNPLHQLTEDYITGRFG from the coding sequence ATGAATCAGGAACAAGCAACAGGTCATCCGCCCAGAAAAGTTGGGCGGCATCCGCTGATTGAGCGGACGGAACGGGCAACCGTGGGGCAGGCAACGGTTGAAAACCCCAGGATGAGCTGTCAGAATGTGGCTGTTTATTACGACTCCAAAAAAGCCATTAGCGATGTGACCCTGGATATTGGTCGCAACGAAGTGATTGCCATGATCGGGCCTTCCGGGTGCGGTAAATCCACCTTTCTGCGCTGCCTGAACCGGATGAACGACACCATTGAAAGATGTGTTGTCACCGGGCAGATTTTCATGGACGGCATCAATATATATGATAGGGACGTGGATGTGGTGCCGTTAAGGGCCCAGGTGGGCATGGTTTTCCAAAAGCCCAATCCATTCCCTAAATCCATTTATAACAACATTGCCTATGGCCCAAGAATACACGGCCTTGTCCAGAACCGGGATGAGACCGACGAACTGGTTGTGAGTTCTTTGAAAAGAGCCGGTCTCTGGAGCGAAGTCAAGGACCGGCTGGAAATGCCGGGTACGAGTTTGTCCGGCGGGCAGCAACAGCGCCTGTGCATTGCAAGGGCCATTGCGGTGAACCCGGAGGTGATTCTTATGGATGAACCCTGTTCTTCCCTGGACCCTATTGCTACGGCCATTATTGAGGAACTCATTGATGAACTCAAACAGGATTACACCATCGCCATTGTGACCCACTCCATGCAGCAGGCATCCCGAATTTCCCAGCGTACGGCCTATTTTCACCAGGGAAATCTCATTGAAATCGGACCCACGGACCAGATATTTCTAAATCCGTTGCACCAGCTCACCGAAGATTATATCACCGGGCGGTTTGGATAG
- a CDS encoding exodeoxyribonuclease III, with the protein MSEKKRLKLISWNVNGFRAVLKKDFFDSVTGMDPDILMLQETKLQEDQRSDQMIRFGDYESFWNYSTVKKGYSGVVSYTRIAPETVTTQFGKPEYDGEGRIIRMDFEPFILFNIYFPNGQMSDERLSYKLGFYDWFLDYAQKLRDEGNSLIVTGDFNTAHNEIDLKNPAPNAKRSGFLRIERDILDKMVNMGYVDTFRHFYPEAVEYSWWSYRFNARKNNAGWRIDYFFVTRDLIENNIVKDAFIDNDIFGSDHCPVGLVVEV; encoded by the coding sequence ATGAGTGAAAAAAAACGATTGAAACTGATTTCATGGAATGTTAACGGGTTTCGTGCGGTTTTGAAAAAGGATTTTTTTGATTCCGTGACCGGCATGGACCCGGACATTCTCATGCTCCAGGAGACGAAGCTTCAGGAGGATCAGCGCAGTGACCAGATGATTCGGTTTGGCGACTATGAAAGTTTCTGGAATTATTCAACCGTTAAAAAGGGTTACTCAGGTGTGGTATCCTACACGCGGATTGCTCCGGAAACTGTGACCACGCAGTTTGGAAAGCCAGAGTATGACGGTGAAGGCCGGATAATAAGAATGGATTTTGAACCGTTTATTCTGTTTAATATCTATTTTCCCAACGGCCAGATGAGCGATGAAAGACTTTCCTATAAATTAGGGTTTTATGACTGGTTCCTTGATTATGCCCAGAAATTAAGAGATGAGGGAAACTCACTCATTGTTACCGGTGACTTTAATACGGCCCACAATGAAATTGATTTAAAAAATCCGGCACCTAACGCCAAACGATCCGGTTTCTTGCGGATCGAGCGGGATATACTGGATAAAATGGTGAATATGGGATATGTAGACACCTTTCGCCATTTCTACCCTGAAGCGGTAGAATATTCATGGTGGTCCTACCGTTTTAATGCACGAAAAAATAATGCGGGGTGGCGCATTGACTACTTTTTTGTCACCCGAGATCTCATTGAAAACAATATTGTAAAAGACGCATTTATTGACAATGATATCTTTGGTTCTGATCACTGTCCGGTCGGATTAGTGGTTGAAGTGTAA
- a CDS encoding TIGR01777 family oxidoreductase, which translates to MTKNLFVRKTTIHAPISTVFSWHAADGAINRLTPPWAPLSLVARKGRGIDPGVEVTFRIKIFGIPMIWEARHIDYKENTMFRDCQVKGPFAEWEHSHLFYEKSTDVTVMEDQVRFRLPFGIFGLPFNGYAQRQLERIFFYRHQVLKYDMENRVGQIKKQRILISGGSGTLGKALVSFLKTCGHEVIRLVRDPRMHAQNDRSKDVLYWDPYKNILNMDAVGPVDAVINLNGVDILKGRWNRRRRAKILDSRVIPTRVLVEKMKRMAHPPSTFISASAIGFYGDGGDRILTEKSGPRDCFISRVCRQWEDASFGATQAGIRTVQLRIGVVLTPAGGALERMYLPFLMGLGTRLAHGRQYMGWIGIEDVLGGIFHILANKGITGPVNLTAPEPVTNGEFTRTLARVLGRRTPFVLPEALVLALWGDMGKETLLASTRVMPEKLIQSGYRFVHPRLEMALGHVLGRPAAKNTDGTM; encoded by the coding sequence ATGACTAAAAATCTATTTGTTCGAAAAACCACAATCCATGCCCCGATTTCCACTGTCTTTTCCTGGCATGCGGCAGATGGTGCCATCAACCGACTCACGCCGCCATGGGCACCCCTGTCGTTGGTGGCAAGAAAAGGCAGGGGGATTGATCCCGGCGTTGAGGTTACATTCAGAATAAAAATTTTTGGGATTCCAATGATATGGGAGGCCCGACATATTGATTACAAAGAAAACACAATGTTTCGCGACTGCCAGGTCAAAGGCCCTTTTGCCGAATGGGAGCACAGCCATTTGTTTTATGAAAAATCAACGGATGTAACCGTGATGGAGGATCAGGTCAGATTCCGGCTTCCCTTTGGTATTTTCGGCCTTCCCTTTAACGGATATGCCCAAAGACAGCTTGAGCGTATTTTTTTCTATCGGCATCAGGTGCTCAAGTATGATATGGAGAACCGGGTAGGACAAATAAAAAAGCAACGGATTCTGATCTCAGGCGGATCAGGCACCCTTGGGAAGGCCCTGGTTTCTTTTTTAAAAACATGTGGTCATGAGGTGATTCGTCTGGTTCGGGATCCCCGAATGCATGCTCAAAATGACCGGTCAAAAGATGTGCTTTACTGGGACCCTTACAAAAATATTTTAAATATGGATGCGGTCGGGCCTGTGGATGCGGTAATCAATTTAAACGGGGTAGATATTTTAAAAGGAAGATGGAACAGGCGTCGGCGTGCCAAAATTTTAGATTCACGGGTGATTCCCACTCGGGTGCTTGTTGAGAAAATGAAACGTATGGCCCATCCCCCGTCTACCTTTATTTCCGCCTCTGCCATCGGGTTTTATGGTGATGGTGGAGACCGTATATTGACAGAGAAAAGCGGGCCCAGGGACTGTTTTATATCCCGGGTCTGTCGTCAATGGGAAGACGCTTCCTTTGGCGCCACGCAGGCAGGTATCCGTACGGTGCAACTGCGAATCGGGGTGGTGCTGACCCCTGCCGGCGGGGCGCTTGAACGTATGTACCTGCCCTTTTTGATGGGGCTTGGCACACGACTGGCCCATGGTAGGCAGTACATGGGCTGGATTGGTATAGAAGATGTTCTGGGCGGCATTTTTCACATTCTTGCAAACAAAGGAATCACCGGACCGGTAAATCTTACGGCGCCTGAACCTGTGACCAATGGTGAATTTACCCGTACCCTGGCACGGGTGTTGGGTCGCCGTACTCCCTTTGTCCTGCCAGAGGCACTGGTGCTGGCCCTTTGGGGGGATATGGGAAAAGAGACTTTATTGGCTTCGACCAGGGTTATGCCTGAAAAATTAATTCAAAGCGGCTATCGCTTTGTGCATCCCCGACTGGAAATGGCCCTGGGCCATGTGCTGGGCAGGCCTGCTGCAAAAAATACTGATGGAACAATGTAA
- a CDS encoding substrate-binding domain-containing protein, which produces MKKFIITSIGLVYLFIFGIAQAGTGAARDYISIVGSSTVYPFATVVAESFGKKNRFKTPKVESTGSGGGHKLFGAGIGIEYPDITNSSARITKNQLKKDFKNGVKEVVEVKIGYDGIVVANSRQVRVFRLTKKDLFLALAKQVPVVGDQGVFKPNHYETWKQINPSLPDIRIEVFGPPPTSGTRDTFVELAMEGGANAFKWIAKLKKSDQKRYKVICHTMREDGVYIEAGENDNLIVDKLSKAPEALGILGYSFLDQNTDKIQGAFIDGVQPTFQAISDGSYPVSRPLYFYIKKAHVDNIPGMREYLAEFTSEMAWGDEGYLTTKGLIPMPLEERQHYRKVVQELIPLTLDDLN; this is translated from the coding sequence ATGAAAAAATTTATTATCACTTCAATTGGCCTGGTTTATTTATTTATTTTTGGAATTGCCCAGGCCGGCACCGGTGCGGCAAGGGACTATATCTCCATTGTCGGATCCTCAACAGTTTATCCTTTTGCTACGGTTGTTGCGGAAAGTTTTGGAAAGAAAAACCGCTTTAAAACCCCGAAAGTTGAATCCACGGGATCCGGCGGCGGACATAAGCTTTTTGGTGCCGGCATTGGTATCGAGTACCCGGATATTACCAATTCCTCTGCCCGGATAACAAAAAATCAGCTGAAAAAAGATTTCAAAAATGGTGTCAAAGAAGTTGTTGAGGTGAAAATTGGCTATGACGGCATTGTTGTGGCAAATTCCAGGCAGGTCCGCGTGTTCAGGCTGACTAAAAAAGATCTGTTTCTCGCTTTGGCAAAACAGGTACCTGTGGTAGGGGATCAAGGCGTTTTTAAGCCAAACCACTATGAAACCTGGAAACAGATAAATCCATCACTTCCCGACATCCGAATTGAGGTGTTTGGCCCCCCCCCTACCTCCGGCACCCGTGATACCTTTGTGGAACTGGCCATGGAAGGCGGTGCAAATGCGTTTAAATGGATAGCAAAATTGAAAAAATCAGATCAAAAACGATACAAGGTGATATGCCATACCATGCGGGAAGACGGGGTATATATTGAGGCTGGGGAAAATGATAACCTCATTGTGGATAAGTTGAGCAAAGCGCCTGAAGCTTTAGGAATTTTGGGGTATTCTTTTTTGGACCAGAATACCGATAAGATCCAAGGCGCTTTTATTGACGGTGTGCAGCCGACATTTCAGGCCATTTCCGATGGAAGCTATCCCGTGTCCCGGCCCTTGTATTTTTATATTAAAAAGGCCCATGTTGACAACATCCCCGGTATGAGGGAATATTTGGCTGAGTTCACCAGTGAGATGGCCTGGGGTGATGAGGGATACCTGACAACTAAAGGGTTGATCCCCATGCCCCTGGAGGAACGCCAGCATTATAGAAAAGTTGTTCAAGAACTTATCCCCTTAACCTTGGATGATCTCAATTAA
- the pstC gene encoding phosphate ABC transporter permease subunit PstC: MTLIHVLILLWVLTVAGFFIGRSKAFAVCSGIGGPKALHSRPLYYGALTSIWCAVPALIVFSFWLFFQSTIIMDLVMADLPEDIRSLPQDRLNLVVNDIRNIVSGNIVGNEISPVIQAAVDHYKSLEMITQAALSIIITAMSIVAIAGVCLKITPKLRARNHVEKVVEILLIACATLAVLTTIGIVLSVFYEAIRFFKIVPVHRFLFGLEWSPQMAIHADQIGSSGAFGAVPVILGTMLIAGIAMCVAVPLGLMAAIYLSEYANGKFRSVAKPLLEILAGIPTVVYGFFAALVVAPAIKDAGNILGFSVSSASALSVGIVMGIMIIPFVSSLSDDVINAVPRSLRDGALSLGSTRSETIINVVLPAALPGIVGGVLLAVSRAIGETMIVVMAAGLSANLTANPFQAVTTVTAQIVTLLVGDQEFDSAKTLAAFALGLLLFVVTLILNVVALMVVRKYREQYE; this comes from the coding sequence ATGACATTGATTCACGTGCTTATACTACTTTGGGTGCTGACCGTTGCAGGATTTTTTATAGGTCGCAGCAAGGCCTTTGCTGTTTGCTCCGGCATAGGCGGTCCAAAAGCACTTCATTCCAGGCCGTTATACTACGGAGCCCTGACCTCCATTTGGTGTGCGGTACCGGCTTTAATCGTCTTTTCGTTCTGGCTTTTTTTCCAGTCCACCATCATCATGGATCTGGTGATGGCAGATCTTCCAGAGGATATCCGGTCCTTGCCCCAAGACCGCCTTAATCTTGTTGTCAATGATATCCGAAATATTGTATCCGGTAACATTGTGGGCAATGAAATCAGTCCTGTTATTCAAGCTGCAGTCGATCATTATAAAAGTCTTGAGATGATCACCCAGGCTGCGTTAAGCATAATCATAACGGCAATGTCCATAGTTGCCATTGCAGGTGTGTGTCTAAAAATTACACCAAAGCTTCGGGCCAGGAATCATGTAGAAAAGGTTGTTGAGATCCTGCTCATTGCCTGCGCCACTCTGGCTGTTCTCACCACCATCGGCATTGTACTTTCTGTATTTTATGAGGCAATTCGGTTTTTCAAGATTGTGCCGGTTCATAGATTTTTATTCGGACTTGAATGGAGCCCCCAGATGGCCATTCATGCGGATCAAATCGGATCTTCCGGTGCATTCGGGGCGGTTCCGGTTATATTGGGCACCATGCTCATTGCCGGCATTGCCATGTGTGTGGCCGTGCCGTTAGGCCTTATGGCTGCCATTTACTTGTCTGAATATGCCAATGGAAAGTTTAGAAGTGTTGCCAAGCCGCTTTTGGAGATCCTGGCCGGCATTCCCACGGTAGTTTACGGTTTTTTTGCAGCCCTTGTTGTGGCCCCGGCTATCAAGGATGCGGGTAATATCCTGGGGTTTTCCGTATCTTCGGCAAGTGCTTTGTCTGTCGGAATCGTTATGGGAATCATGATCATTCCCTTTGTTTCCTCTTTATCCGATGATGTAATCAATGCGGTACCACGCTCCTTGCGGGATGGCGCTCTGAGCCTTGGTTCCACCCGGAGTGAAACCATTATCAATGTTGTGCTGCCCGCAGCCCTCCCCGGAATTGTGGGCGGAGTGCTGCTGGCCGTGTCCCGGGCCATTGGGGAGACCATGATTGTTGTGATGGCGGCCGGCCTGTCTGCAAACCTGACCGCCAATCCCTTCCAGGCAGTTACAACGGTTACGGCGCAGATTGTCACCCTGCTGGTGGGGGACCAGGAATTTGACAGTGCCAAGACCCTGGCCGCCTTTGCTTTGGGGCTTTTGCTGTTTGTCGTTACCCTGATTTTAAACGTGGTGGCCTTAATGGTTGTCAGAAAGTACAGAGAGCAGTATGAATAA
- a CDS encoding desulfoferrodoxin yields the protein MAEKMGIYKCIKCGNIIQVLHDEQPPVTCCGKPMDRLVANTVDAAKEKHVPVIEKIEGGYKVAVGSVAHPMTKEHWIEWIELVSCDGAYVQRMMMTPDSAPEAVFKCDADKVEAMAYCNLHGLWKA from the coding sequence ATGGCTGAAAAAATGGGAATTTATAAATGTATAAAATGCGGAAATATTATTCAGGTTCTTCATGATGAACAACCTCCGGTAACCTGTTGCGGAAAACCCATGGATCGCCTGGTGGCAAATACGGTTGATGCCGCTAAAGAAAAGCATGTTCCCGTAATAGAAAAAATTGAAGGTGGATACAAAGTGGCTGTGGGCAGCGTTGCCCATCCCATGACAAAAGAACATTGGATCGAATGGATTGAGCTTGTATCTTGTGACGGTGCGTATGTTCAACGTATGATGATGACCCCTGATTCGGCACCAGAAGCGGTTTTTAAATGTGATGCGGATAAGGTTGAGGCCATGGCTTACTGCAATCTTCACGGGTTGTGGAAAGCTTAA
- the rd gene encoding rubredoxin has translation MDKYVCGPCGYVYDPAEGDADGGIDPGTAFKDLPEDWVCPVCGASKDEFEKE, from the coding sequence ATGGACAAATATGTATGCGGTCCCTGTGGTTACGTGTATGACCCGGCAGAAGGTGATGCAGATGGCGGTATTGATCCCGGCACCGCTTTTAAAGATCTTCCCGAAGACTGGGTCTGTCCTGTCTGCGGCGCATCCAAAGACGAATTTGAAAAAGAGTAA
- a CDS encoding DHH family phosphoesterase — MTSNREKIKQLLSHFSGTSRVLVIINADPDAIASAMAVKRILWRRVSEVVIAYFNRITRPDNLAMIEYTEAGMVPLADVDKSLFDKFVVVDSQPEHNENFSSIEYDAIIDHHPLSFSGSGPFVDIRPDYGACSTMFTEYLRSLKVKPSARLASALMLGIKTDTANFTRQASSRDIRAFQFLYKYANMNIVTKVERAYMTESDLDFLGNAIRQRIIRDNRAFYHAGTIHKPDELVVVADFFLSIAGVNWSVVSGVVDKKLIVILRNDGLRKGAGKTAQEAFGKFGSAGGHKTMARAELDISLIRKEIKRVNQKALTRWVVERITQTAGKKIE; from the coding sequence ATGACCAGTAACCGGGAAAAAATTAAGCAGCTTCTGTCTCATTTTTCAGGGACATCCAGGGTGCTTGTAATCATCAATGCAGACCCTGATGCCATTGCATCTGCCATGGCTGTGAAGCGCATTTTGTGGCGACGGGTCAGTGAAGTCGTGATTGCCTATTTTAATCGGATCACCCGGCCGGACAACCTGGCCATGATTGAGTATACCGAAGCCGGAATGGTCCCATTGGCTGATGTGGACAAGTCCTTGTTTGACAAATTTGTGGTGGTGGATTCCCAGCCCGAGCATAATGAAAATTTTTCCTCTATTGAATATGACGCAATCATTGATCACCATCCATTGTCATTTTCCGGTAGTGGTCCTTTTGTGGATATCCGGCCGGATTACGGAGCATGTTCAACCATGTTCACCGAATATCTGCGCAGCCTGAAGGTAAAGCCGTCGGCTAGATTGGCATCCGCTCTGATGCTTGGGATAAAAACAGATACGGCCAATTTTACCCGCCAGGCCTCTTCCAGGGATATCCGGGCTTTTCAGTTTCTGTACAAATATGCGAACATGAATATTGTCACTAAGGTGGAACGGGCATATATGACTGAATCTGACTTGGATTTTCTGGGTAACGCCATAAGACAAAGGATAATCCGGGACAACCGGGCCTTTTATCATGCCGGAACCATTCACAAACCCGATGAACTGGTGGTGGTTGCCGATTTTTTTCTATCCATTGCCGGGGTAAATTGGAGCGTGGTGTCGGGAGTGGTGGATAAAAAACTGATAGTAATCCTGCGCAACGACGGCCTGCGCAAAGGCGCCGGAAAGACTGCCCAGGAAGCATTCGGTAAATTCGGGTCTGCCGGGGGGCATAAAACCATGGCCAGGGCTGAGCTGGATATTTCTTTGATCCGTAAGGAGATCAAGCGGGTAAACCAAAAGGCCTTGACCCGGTGGGTGGTTGAACGGATCACCCAAACCGCCGGGAAAAAGATTGAATAG
- a CDS encoding ferredoxin-thioredoxin reductase catalytic domain-containing protein: protein MNLEQLYDTLKTSQEKKGAYFNKDKDLVFELLESLQLNKQRYGYMACPCRLASGDREHDRDIICPCEYRKPDMEEFGTCYCGLYVSEKVNNLEMVPEYVPERRPVEKIV from the coding sequence ATGAACTTAGAACAACTCTATGATACACTGAAGACCTCTCAGGAGAAAAAAGGGGCTTATTTTAACAAGGATAAGGATCTGGTATTTGAGTTGCTGGAAAGCCTGCAGCTCAACAAACAAAGATACGGCTATATGGCCTGCCCCTGCCGCCTGGCCTCCGGAGACAGGGAACACGACAGAGACATTATCTGTCCCTGCGAATACCGCAAGCCGGATATGGAAGAATTTGGGACCTGTTATTGCGGACTTTATGTATCGGAAAAGGTGAACAATCTTGAGATGGTACCTGAGTATGTCCCTGAAAGAAGACCTGTAGAAAAAATAGTGTAG
- the pstA gene encoding phosphate ABC transporter permease PstA — translation MNNLNDAQSRVRTIDIVKKGLNKRYRKERWFCLFGCTAVIISLSFLSLLFISIIFNGYTAFQQTMVRLDLFLDTKVIDKDDLAGADYSKLIHNALLSVFPDVTEHKDKHKLYGLVSISATYMLQDFVAKNRHEIGTTIQIWVPADDDVDMLMKGRIDRDKPESQRRINDRQLAWVDQLVRQGQIKKVFNITFFTAGDSREPELAGIWGAVCGSFYTLLVTLILSFPIGVSAAVYLEEFAPQNRWTDIIEVNINNLAAVPSIVFGLLGLAVFLNFFGLPRSVPLVGGLVLTLMTLPTIIISGRSTLKAVPHSIREASLGIGASKVQMVTHHVLPQAMPGMLTGTIIGMAQALGETAPLLMIGMVAFIVDIPAGFTDPSTVLPVQIYLWADSPERAFLEKTSAAIMVLLFFLMVMNGAAIVLRKIFEKNR, via the coding sequence ATGAATAATTTAAATGATGCACAGAGCAGGGTTAGGACCATAGATATTGTCAAAAAGGGACTTAATAAACGCTACCGCAAAGAACGTTGGTTTTGTTTATTCGGGTGTACAGCCGTTATTATCAGCCTAAGTTTTTTGTCATTGCTGTTTATCTCGATTATTTTCAACGGGTATACTGCGTTTCAGCAGACCATGGTCCGGCTGGATCTCTTTCTGGATACCAAGGTTATAGACAAGGATGACCTGGCAGGTGCCGATTATTCCAAACTTATTCATAATGCTTTGTTGTCTGTTTTTCCTGATGTGACAGAACACAAAGATAAACATAAATTGTACGGACTTGTCAGCATAAGCGCTACCTACATGCTCCAGGATTTTGTGGCCAAAAACCGACATGAGATCGGAACAACGATTCAGATATGGGTACCGGCCGATGATGATGTGGACATGTTGATGAAAGGGCGCATTGATCGGGACAAGCCTGAGTCCCAAAGACGAATTAATGACCGGCAGCTTGCCTGGGTAGATCAACTGGTCAGGCAGGGACAGATCAAAAAGGTATTTAATATAACTTTTTTCACTGCAGGGGATTCCAGAGAGCCTGAACTTGCCGGGATCTGGGGAGCGGTTTGCGGCAGCTTTTACACGCTTCTTGTCACTCTTATCCTCTCTTTTCCCATTGGCGTGTCTGCTGCCGTATATCTGGAAGAGTTTGCTCCTCAAAACAGATGGACGGATATCATTGAGGTGAATATCAATAATTTGGCAGCCGTACCCTCCATTGTATTCGGGTTGCTGGGACTGGCTGTGTTTTTAAATTTTTTCGGCCTTCCCAGATCTGTTCCGCTTGTGGGTGGACTGGTTTTAACCCTGATGACGCTGCCCACCATTATTATTTCCGGCCGATCCACACTTAAAGCGGTGCCGCATTCCATTCGTGAGGCAAGTCTTGGTATTGGTGCATCCAAAGTCCAGATGGTGACACATCATGTCCTGCCCCAGGCCATGCCGGGCATGCTTACCGGCACCATCATCGGTATGGCCCAGGCCCTTGGGGAAACCGCGCCGCTTCTGATGATCGGTATGGTGGCTTTTATTGTGGATATCCCCGCCGGTTTCACAGACCCTTCCACGGTGCTGCCCGTACAGATCTACCTGTGGGCAGATAGTCCGGAAAGGGCTTTTCTGGAAAAAACTTCCGCTGCCATCATGGTGCTTCTGTTTTTTTTAATGGTCATGAATGGAGCAGCCATTGTTTTAAGAAAAATATTTGAAAAAAACCGGTAA